The sequence below is a genomic window from Monodelphis domestica isolate mMonDom1 chromosome 2, mMonDom1.pri, whole genome shotgun sequence.
TTTGCCACTATGGCTATTAAGATGATCAAGTTATAAGAAAGTCATATAATTGACCTGGAGAGGAGAAATAATcagtagaataaaaaaattgcATATGTGGTGGTGAACTTTGTCAAAGAACCAAAAAAGAAACCCTCCTGGTTGAAAATATAAATACCTAGAAGTAAAGAACAATTTGAAAGAACTGGTGCACAAAGCAGTCATGGTAAGAGAAAACATGCCCTCTGTACATTCAAGGCATGTTGTTTTTAAAGACAGGTTGCCTCACAGACGAATTTAACTAGCCAAAAAATGTGAATATCATAACACAAGAAACAATACATGAAAAATGCCCTGAACTTCTGAATACAAAATTAAGTACCAATGGAAAGGATGCACATTacttctaggagaaaaaaaaagaaaatatgttggtAATTTTAAGACATAGTAGTTAAACTTAACCATTCCAGTGACAAACAACAAATTCTTCAAGTGGCcaggagatgaaagaaaaggaatatttttttttaaaaggaagtttgACTTTATTTTTCAAGATTATTCTGCACCTACAATAAAccataagaaggaaaggaatgatgTGTTCTGAAGAACAAAGAAGCCCTGGATGCAATTTAAGATGACATACTGAAGATCTAAAcctattaatgaaaaaaatcattcaataaaATGAAGCATTTAAAATATTCCTATAAATGACACATGCTGATAACTTGAACCTAGCTATTACTGAAAAAGATggacattcagttaaaaaagagGCATTTAAAGCATCCCTATGAAGAAAACTAGACCAGCAACTGGAGCAATTAAAAGGATCAGATAGGCTTTCTATAGAAAAATGGTACTTTACCTGAACTTAGAAGGAAACCTGAGATTTTGTGAGGTGGAGGTGAAGTAGGATTGGGTGTAAGGCAAGGGCCATCTTTGGAAAAGCCCTTGAGTAAAGAGACATATATGGCATATATGAGACCATAAAACAATCTAGTTtaatcttcctaaattaattaagtCAATTATgactcattattccttttatggATAATGGAAAGATTAATTTATCACAGGCCTGGGAATCAGGACATGTGAGTTTTTCCTGGTTTTTCCACTAGaccctcactttccttatttgtaaaataaattaatatctcTACAATATCTTCCATCCTTAAAATTCTGTTATTCATCCTTAGCTTTTTTATTCTACATTTTATTTAGAATCTTCTTTTCAAACATACATTAAATATTGTTATGAGAAGCACATACATGAATTAGTAATAAAAAACCTAACACACTTGATTGTCAATCATAATTTacattaagaattatttttagaatttctagacTCTATCCACATACTTTTTATGAGACCACAGAATTCATTTTAGAAACATCATGGAATGGATCTAAGTTCTATATCTTAATTCTACATTTCTTGTGTTCCCTTTAAATAGCCTCACTGATGATAATATTACATTCCAGATTAAGTGTACAcatttttactgaaaaaaaaaaaaggcctgggCAAACCAACGTAGACAAATTCTTGTGTGTAGAAGAAAATAAGTTGTATACCCAAATTTCCAAATACCTTGCAAAATTTGAGATTTCTATGTCATTTGCCAAATGTAAAAATGACAATTTGAATGTTCGCCATCATTGAATTTGTCgttaatattttgaaaacaaattttaCCTGAGGTTCTTATCTGCTTAAATTATTCTTCTCTAGGTACATTCATTTTCATGAACTTTTGAATAATTACTCTCCCAGTTACTTAAATCACTAATAAATTATTGTGATgatcattttataggaaaaacaTGCAGAGGAATAAGCAGGTAGCCATGGGCAGGAAAAAGTTCAATATGGATCCCAAAAAGGTAAGAGAAATTTGGAGGCACTCTTAGCTCTTAGTACTTTGGATGAAGTCTTTCAGGCATGACCATAGATAAGAACCCAAAAGTGTCCTCTTAAGCCTTTTGATTTCCAGTGATCTTCTATAAATTCATGTCATCCCTAGCTTCTGATGGAGAAATTTGATAAATTTGATCATGTAATTTTTTCAATTagggaatatttattaaattcctataaATTCAGCTTAGTCACACTTGCTTCCTCCTCTGTCCTTTTTTTATATTAATGTACTGATTGAGAAACAATGTGGGATAATAGGAGCATTGATGTTAGAGTAAGGAAAGGCCTCTAAATTATGCTTCTGATgattgctagctatgtgacccatggAAAATACCTGTAGTGACTTCCTTAAAGATTGTCATGAGCCTCAAGTGAGAGAATATATTTAAAGCGTTTTAGAATTATTGGCACCTTTCTTGTGATATTATAGGGGATCCAATTTTTAATAGAGAATGACCTGCTGAAGAACACTTGTGAAGATATTGCACAGTTCCTGTACAAAGGCGAAGGGCTCAACAAAACCGCTATTGGAGACTATCTGGGTGAAAGGTATATAGTCCTGGATCTGGAGGAGGTAGAAAAGATTGATAAAGAGCTATGCAATGAAATAGATCTCCCTATCCAAACTGTTCTTTTGTAACTTGATCAAAGATTTTAAGGCAGTTGAGACTTAAGAACTGGGAGCCTTGTTCTTGAACCTGCCTGTAGACTATATGATCTCCAAAGTACCTGCCTGATCTGAGATTCTAAAATATCATGTCATAGGTAACAAAATGTATTAAATGTAGAGAATCTTAAAAGGAAAaatctcatctttcttctctaaGTTGTGAAAATTCTAAGGCAACAACTTTAGTTTCTTATTCAATGAGAGAACATTTCTGACAATATCCATTTAAAAGGGATTTTTGCCTCCAAGAGATGGTGGGAAGCTGAGGTGAATTTTATCTTGTGATATCATGATTTATGCCTTTtaattttcctcctcttctctcttttttaaaaatactcttgTTAGAGATGAATTTAATATTCAAGTCCTTCATGCTTTTGTGGAATTGCATGAATTCACTGATCTTAATCTTGTCCAGGCACTACGGTGAGTATACCAGAAATAAATTGTTTGAAAGCCATGAGAGGCAATTTTGAAATCAAATGGTTATTGTTTACAAGTTTCTTTTGTATATCATTTAGGGTAATTTAGTTAATCTAtaactgaaaattattttaatttttctgaggCATCCTAAGGCATTAATCTGTCAAGGCTTATTTGAAAATTGTTGAACAGTTAAGGGGAATTGTGAAAGATGGTAAAGTCGGAACCTTTGCAAATAACATCATTTTATACAAGAGTTACTTTGTACATTgattaataatttaaatgaacTAGAAGAGCTTTCTATTTATAGGAAAGctgaataacttttttttccttatctaggTAGGATTCTAACTCATTATAAATTGTgtcatgtaaattttttaaaactaatttgttAAAGAAATGTACTTACGGTAAATTGAACTTTAGAACTTGACACGGCCTTAGCAATTTAGTATATCCCACCCCTCGATGTATAGATGTTATAATGCCTGATTATTGTTACACAGCTAGTTAAAAGCAGAGTTGGAATTAAAACTCGGGTCTTCTGATTCACAATTTAGTATTCTTGCCACTATTACCATGCTACCTTCCATTTTTCAGAGAGTAAACATTATACTATTCCTTAAGCACAACAAATTTAACCCAAATTAAATTTAAGTTATTTATTAATACCACTCTTGGGATAATtagcacatttattaagtgcctacaatgccCTAGACCTAGGGGCTAAAAAAGTGATTGAAACAAacttgtaaattttattttttaaaatagctaaaATAACTAGGAGTTGTTACTATTCTTTAAATTGTGAGCacaagtattttaatattttctgtccctttttttccaatgaataaaatCTCTTATTCATATCTTTAGAGAGTGAAGAAGTGGACATCTcattttgtaaaggaaaaaaactgCTTCAGTTCTAAATTCCACTTGTCATTCTGCGAGTCTTTTATATGATTGTTCCAAGTCACTTTCCAAAAGTATATAGATTTTTACTATCTGGACATAATAGAAATCATTTCTTGGTATTTGTCCTACTGTTATTTCAGCCAACTATATGAAATTAAGCTGAAGAGCTAGATTTTATCAATTAGCTAGATCTCTCTTTGAAAAGAACGTTTTTAGAGATCATTTGggaaaatttgttttgcataaaGCATACTTTCACATATCAAATCTCCTTTTAATAAAGGATATATGTACACTGATTCTGTTTGTTAGTTTGAGAGAAGAGGTTTGTTCCCTACAGTCAGACAATATTGACTTACACTTTTTCTGATATGTTTTATACCTATActacctgcctcacagggttgtcatTAGGCTTAAGTGAGAACATGTATATAAAAGTCTTAGTAAACTTTAAAGAGCAATATAAAATGTAACTATTGTCTCTCTTATCTTATTCTCATTCTTTTTGGTGGGTTTTTAGGTAGAAACAGTCCAAAGACAAGTAGCTACTCtgctatcattttttaaatataaaatgtccTTATTGTACAAATTGGAAAAGTTCCCTTTTTTGTAATTGAATGAGTATTGGGATGTTGTTTCTCTTTTCTAGACTCACTGAAAACATCTTATAGACAACTATATTAGAACACAGGATGACAGGGACAGCATTTTCTTCACCTTCCTATTTGgtgttaatttcttctttgacattTTTGAAAACTTTCTATTACACATagtttataaattaaaattatttagtatGGTGAAATATATCACAaacattgatttaaatttttttgattaaTGCTGTGTCCAGGCACTTGTGGGCAATAGTTTTGTCTGTAATGATGCTCTTATTGCAGTACAATTTATTTGCTGAATTATCAAGGATATTGTAGTTTTAGTTTAACTATTGTTATTTATCTTTGGTTAGTATATAAAGGATAGTAAGTATCTAGTGTAGTATATTAGTCGTAGCTACTTAATTGTGTCTTTTCTAGGTATCTAGGAGATGCTAAATTGTTTGTTGCCTAATTTATATTAATCAATAAGTCCAGATTCCTTAACTAAAACCTTTTTATACTTCCTGATGGCAATAACTAGACCTTCAACTGTTGTAATAAATCCCTCTTTCTAAAAACAAATctgaaatattcatccatttgatTAGTGATTATTTTTTGCCATATTGCTAATAAAGTTTGGGTAGCAGTAGAGTCTTTGGAATCCATGCCTTTGTTAGCCATTTCCTGTGCTTCACTGTACCTCATCTAAACATATCAGTGTTACAGTCAACAAATCCAAAattactattatcatcatcaacatcccattatcatcttatttttttacttGAGTTCAGATAAAAATAGTCCATTGCTCActtgccatttatttttatacttaatGTAAAATGGAACTGATTTTTACAGTTGAACAAAAGTattaaaatttaagtttattCTCTCTAAGCCAGGAGTACAATACAGTAATGTATATGTGTTGatctacatatatgtgtatacacacacacacacacacacacacacacacacacacacacacccttcatCTGGTTCccatgtaattttaatttttacttcctCTTAGAAGATTTCTaccattttaaactttttttgctCTGTGTGGCTTGGAGATTATGAGTACatagtaatatattttaatatgttaagtttttaaaaatcagtgttACATACAAGTGGTTTTGACTTCCTCTTAATGTTCTacaatttgaatatttttgttccaTTGTAGCTTTGAGATTATGAATATATGGTAGAGTAGGACCACCTTATCCAAAATTTCACTTTCCATACTCATACCAGAGTGCTGGAAATTGCCCATAAAGCATAGAAAGTCCCCCTGTAGGAGtattctccctccatcccccaacAGTCTCTTCTTCTTCCACTTTCACCTTTTTTAGGGTTTTGATTTGAGAGGCCACAGAATTCCAAGCCTAGGATCAGGATTAGGAAAAGTTAGCACATATATATGGGGGTCAGCAGGTGTTCCCTTGTATCTGTGATTTCAGCCATCCATGGGAGGTCTTGGAATATATCCTCCAGGAACACAGGGACCCTACTGtatagtaatatatattttaaatgtttttaagtttttataaGTCATTGTTACATACAGGTGATTGTGGGCAATATTTCAGCCTGTGAAAAGGTCCAATTCTAGTTCAGTTGTTGATTGAGTTCTTcagagtattttaaaatatgtatttttagtaTTAGTGGTTGTTGTTTATACATGAAAACAGGAGAGCTTCTGATTTGTTATTCAGTTTAACTAGTTAAATGTCTTACTAGACATTCAATATGTCCTAAATTTTTATAGTTTCCAATTGATATATCACATAGTTTCTACTATTTCCTTGAACTTATTCTCAGAATAAATCAGTTATATTAGCATAAATAGGATTAGCCAATATGTTTAAAGTAGAGAGATGGAAATGGAGCTGTCCAGTAGTTTAGGATAGAACTTGTCAAGAAAGCAGATCTGTTTGCCATTTTCATATGTTACTGGAGATTCTGAAATCTACACAAAAAAATAATTGTCTTCTGAGGATATCATAACAGACATTGTCTCTGCCATATATAGGCAGTTTCTGTGGAGCTTTCGTCTTCCAGGAGAGGCACAGAAGATTGATCGAATGATGGAGGCTTTTGCACAGCGATATTGTCAATGCAATAATGGAGTCTTTCAATCCACAGGTAAATAAGACTATTAGCAATCACTAATCCCTTGTCTTCTAGGCATTTGGAATAAATTCTTTCCTTGTTGCCCAGTAATTTCTAAAGTTTGAAGGAACCACAGGAGCTTCTTTCACATTTTGACTTTCTCTTTTTTAGTCCTAGTATTGGATATATGGAATACCTTATGATATCAAACACTAGCACAGAAAGTCATCAGCTTTGTCTTATAGCTCTCTTGAATGCTGTCTTTCTCCAGGGCCATTAGAAGCTTTGGAATGAATTCAGGAGATTGTTCTGGATATCAGGATTTTAAATTCTTGATTCCATTGGTCAGTTAACGTTGTTTTCCTACAAGGTATGCCACTTATCTTCTTAGTGTTACAACATTTTTGCTGTTTTATGTCTTATAGACACTTGCTATGTTCTCTCATTTGCCATCATTATGTTGAATACCAGTCTTCATAACCCCAATGTCAAAGATAAGCCCACAGTGGAGAGGTTCATTGGCATGAATCGAGGTATTAATGATGGAGGTGATCTGCCAGAGGAGTTGCTTAGGGTGAGTGTGTAGAAAACAATGTCCCAATTTTAAAAGTACATAATTACtagtatatataaaactttaagtgctccatatatattattttgtttgggtcttacaacaaccctttttggtagatgctattattacaccattttacagatgagaggttGAGAAAGGTTaagttatatatagatatatatatagctagtaaatgtctgggacaggatttgaacttgctttttcttgactctaggcctaatATTCTATCTGTTTTATCATGCTGCTTCTCTGATATGAGTTATTTTTAGTACTTTTTATATTAGAAGAGTTTGGTGATTTTGGAATGGGTTTATTTCTTCAGAGGAAGGGATTAAGTTTCTTTGCCATAGAGACTGAAGTGAACAGTTATGAAAGGGATGGCAGAGATTAAATCTCGAATTGAAGGGTTATGTTGAACAAGAGATCATctgatgcttcatattttccctaTAGGTTGTTATCCTTAAATAGCTAACAGGCTTCAAATTCAATCATCCTTTAAACaaggaaaaaactaaatataaaGGGTGAAAGAAACAACATCAATACTGTCGAAGACAtatataatgtgattttttttctcccagaatcTCTATGAGAGCATAAAAAATGAACCTTTCAAAATCCCTGAAGATGATGGAAATGACCTTACTCATACTTTCTTCAATCCAGATCGTGAAGGCTGGCTACTAAAACTTGGTGAGTAGCTCCTGTGATTAGGGCAACTAATAAAGAggaaggagtttgtatttttctAGGCAAAGAGTTAGGGGTATTTATGTAGGGACCTTAAAGTAGTTTgctttataacaaatttccatctGAAAAAGCAGTATATTTCTCATTTAGTTCCTTGAAGTACATCCTCTACTGAGAAATTAATCTGACTCAGCTGTGGAATATCCAAATACATGTTTCCCACATTTTCACCTCTGGGTTTATTAACCAGGTTATGTTTCAAGGAAGTTTCTCTAGAAattggtcctttcccttttttcttctaccCTTTAAGTCATGTGGGAAGTGAACAATGATGTCCATCTTTCTATTTCCCATTCCTATACCTTGTATCTGGTGCTCCTGACTTTTCCTCACCTCCCAGTGCATCATCACTTCCTTCTGCGTTCTGGCTCCATGAGCAGACAGCATGCATGGCAACCCCAGAGCGCTTGATTGCAGCTACATCCACAGCACTCTTAATCCTTCTCAGGCAGTGaagttctcccttctcctttccagcCCAAATCAGACATATTACcagttttattcattaaaaagttttttaaaatattcttctatttccttttctccctctgtatGAGGTGAGCTTCTATTGCTGGAAATTATACTGTAACTTCCCTGGCACCAAGTGAGGGATGAGGTATCTAAAAAGAATCCTTTTTTCTATAGAATTTTTATATAGGTTCATATACTTCCTTGTGAAATTTACTTAACTTGATATGCACTgttccaaaatatgaaaataactgaTCTGTCTCCTAAACTCAATAAGCAGAAGGGCTCCAGATTATTTGGGCTCTATAGAATTATTGCATGAAAGCAATAACTTCTTTTATTCTTACCCTATTAGCTGTGTATGGATTCTCTTCCATATCAGCTAATTTGTGGGTATAAGATTACTTCCTAAACTATATCAATTAACCACCCCAGTGAGGTTAGAAAGTAGTCTCTAAATTGATCattactaacatttataaagagtTGAAATGGTTTCTTTCCACTTATCCCTAATTCAGAAGATCTACAGTTTTCCAAGTTTAAACCACCCTAATACAAAGTCCTCAGTGTTAAAGAGCCATTCCAGTGATTTGGGTTTTGAATAAGCTCTGGAATAAGCCAATATTGTGTGCTTCTTTAAACCAGTAGTAAATACACTCTTAGCAATCTCTACTTCAAAATCTCTAAACCAATTATCATTATTTCTAAGCAAAAGGGGTTTGAAAGTGCAACTGTTGGAAAAGAGGGTGATGTAAACTAATAGAGTTtgataaaaatcaaattagaaaaaaaaaaggtgcaacTAAGATATGGTTTACTTTCTCCAGTTTAGTTAATTCCAGTTCTAATTAGTTGTTTCAACAAATTCATGGTTCATTGCActagttttaaaatttctttcaagCTTTCCTAGGCTATTAATCTCACATTTTATTGATGCATTTCATAATAGGAAACCTAAGATTACCACCTCAGTAATTGTGGTGAAAAGGCAGAATTTCCAACCAATTATCATAGTAATATAAGtgtaaatataaaatggatatgtATTCTGTGTGccagatacatatatatgcatttatacttggatgtactttttaaaaaactggacCAGCTTTGGatagtaatttcattttcttggaGCTAATATTTGTTGCCAGTAGTTCTGATTCCTTTTTCCCTGGGTTTTAGACATGCTAATAAGGATTAGCTTAATAAGTGCTGAATTGTAGCTTCTTTTGGGTCACGTTTTCAGTACTTGCCTCTAATTCTGCATTTGCCAAGTGGGTAGTAAAATATAAGATTACTGTACTTTCATTCTTACATTTAACTAATGGCCAGCTGAAAACTTGCTCCCAGAAGGTAGCATTTTTATGCTTAGCTCCTTCCCCAGGCAGACATGAATATGACTGATGCATTGCATAATAAGAATAAGGAGGCtggtttaatttctttgttttaattttcttttctccctcatttgTATGTTTCCATGATTTTGGCTCTTCTTTTCCTTGCCCCAAACTCCAGGAGGTATGTAatcccccaccctcacccctcaCCTGCTCTCTCGCTCTGCACAGGCCACTGTAATTGCTGCagcattctattttattttatttggttcttCTGTTTTTATAATTTCTGGTGGTAGTGTTAATGCTGCTTCTGATTTTTTGCACAGTCCCTAGGGAATTCTTCTCAGGATCAGAGGGTtatagaaatttcattttttgcattttaattttaattttaataagtaGAGAGAACAGTACATAGTTAGACTTCAAGGTCCCAGATAACCTAAATCCACAATTTCACCATCTGCATTGAATGTATATTAGTATACAGTAGGTTGAAGACTTTCATAAACATGGGTCTGTGAGATTAGAAGAGATCTAATAAAATTGCCCTTAAAGTGTGTTACTGACAAAACTTATTCATATtatagctacacacacacacacacacacacacacacacacacacacacacacacacatgttcaaaTCCATTTGAAGTCTATGTATCATTGTTCTTTCTAAAGTTATTTCAAAAATCTTTGGAAGGAAGAAGTAAGAACGAacctttgttttctcaaagtcacTGTGCCTTTAGAAAGGAAGTAGAGTTGACTCTGGAACATTTCTTAGTCTTTGTTTTTTGAAGTATGGACATGGTGTTTTCTGAATTAGAAatgtaaagtgaaaaatgaaattaacaagACAAAGTttagaaactaaaagaaaagcTATCTGCAGCCTTTCTGCTAATTTCCAAGCTCTATAAGAGAATTATGTGTTCATCAGCACTTTTTTCAATTAGTTATTATTGAAAATCTATCAGTGACCTTAAAGTTACATTATTAGTAATTATTCTCTTTGCTAGTTTCCTAAGAAATGAttatggttgggggggggggggagtcccaGCCAAAGGGCTCTGCGCTATTTCTGTATTACcagattagatctaaaaacaggacCAGTTACAAAACAAACCAGTAATATACAAATAACAAAACTCATTTAAGTGTTGAGATATTTCTTGGATTTCTTATTTGACATCCTGAACTGAAACAGTGATTGAGAGAAGAAAGGTACTTAAAATTAGAAATAGTAGAGAGTCAGAAGTCCCATATCTTCTactaaaacaaaagaaggaaagaaagggagaaagagtgagAATATCTATCATTACACCTATACCTGTGGAAGAATAAGATGTCTCTCTAATAAAGTTGGGAAATTTTCCTGTGAGTTCCACAGGGACTGTCCGAGGTGCTCTAAGTGATGCGTCTGCTCATTTTATGTCTGTTCCTTTAACATAGAAACACTTTCTGTGGCAGTGTTTCATGGTAGCATTCTTTATAACCACACAAAACTGTCCAGAGAAATATTAAATTCcactataatcagagaaataccttttttttctatttcactttATCACCTGGTGTTTTTCCCTTTGTTCTTTTGGCACTCAACAGCCTCTTTTCACTATCCCTTCTTCTCAAAGGACAAGTGCCATCAGGGTATCATTCTGTGCATGGGCTCTTCTGCATATATCTCTAGTGATCTGGTTAATGTTTGACTGTTCATTGTATCCTGAGCATCAGACAACCCAGGTATCTGCAAAGCCAGAAGTTCTCTCAGACTGTTGGGGATTCATCTTGAAGAAACAAATAATCACCAAGTCTCAGTATGCTTCTTGTCCTTTTTCTCCcaccccccctttttctttcccctcttcacaCAGACTTGCCTTTTCCCcatattttcatcatttcattgCTTTATTAGTTTTTCCTTATCCATGCCCTTTGATCACATTCTCATTTAAGGTCAGACAAGAATGTTCACATAATATCAGTTAGTTTGATAAGAAGAGGTTTGCTCTTCATTTGCTTGAGATTAGAACTTTATAGGTAGGTATAATGCCAAACATTATTTAATAGCCAAAGCAGTGTTATTTAGAATTTCAACAGTTTGTAATTAAAGTCATTACCATTCTTAGTAACATCTAAGTAAAATCTCAGAGAGCCTAAAAATTAGTTGGTTCTTTTGTTAATCTGCCAGGTTCTTTGTTGACATTGTTTTCAAAGTTCCATTTTAATTACTCAACAATCTGTTTTACTGTAGGCCCTTGTTTCCCTGGCATTGTCTGATAGTGATGGAAAGATTAAAAAAGTCACTGGCAAGTggaaatttttccttttcaaagctTCCCCACTTATTATTCAGGAGTATGAATTTGGAAAGGCATATGGGAACACAGTAATGTAATGGTCCCTGGTGTAGTAAAAAAGAGTCCTGGATTTTAAGTTTAAAAGAGCAAACAAACCTGGGTTCAATCTGATTCTATGTATCACATAgcgtgtgtgaccttgggcaagacacacCCTCTTTCTAGgtttgtttccccatttgtaaaatgaaaggattagacttaacttctaagatctcttcaaATTTGTAGTCCAAGATCTTATGGTAGTGTCCATTTTGTGTTAATTGCTTCTTGCTTTTTGTGTAGACTagagaaataattctttaaatagaGTTTGTAGTAATATAGAATAGAAAAGGA
It includes:
- the CYTH1 gene encoding cytohesin-1; amino-acid sequence: MEEEDFVPGDLSLQERQELENIRRRKQELLADIQRLKDEIAEVTNEIESLGSTEERKNMQRNKQVAMGRKKFNMDPKKGIQFLIENDLLKNTCEDIAQFLYKGEGLNKTAIGDYLGERDEFNIQVLHAFVELHEFTDLNLVQALRQFLWSFRLPGEAQKIDRMMEAFAQRYCQCNNGVFQSTDTCYVLSFAIIMLNTSLHNPNVKDKPTVERFIGMNRGINDGGDLPEELLRNLYESIKNEPFKIPEDDGNDLTHTFFNPDREGWLLKLGGRVKTWKRRWFILTDNCLYYFEYTTDKEPRGIIPLENLSIREIEDSKKPNCFELYIPDNKDQVIKACKTEADGRVVEGNHTVYRISAPTPEEKEEWMKCIKAAISRDPFYEMLATRKKKVSSTKRH